GCCATCATACGTGCAAATATCCCCTGCTGCATAAATGCCTGGTATATTTGTCTCCATACGTGTATTGACGACGATTGAATTTTTATCAATATCTAGTCCCCACTCTTTAATCGGCCCAAGCGAAGAAATAAATCCATAATTGACAATCAGTGTATTCGCTTCAAGCGTTTGCTCCGAGCCATCCTTGCTACGTGCAATGACTTGTGTTACATCAGGATCGCCAATGATGTCAACGACTTCATATGGCGTCATAATTTCAACGCTAGATGCTTTTAGTTCATTTACTGAATGCTCATGCGCGCGAAACTGATCACGTCGATGAATGAGGGTTACTTTTTCGGCAATTGGCTCTAGCATAAGCGCCCAGTCAACTGCTGAATCCCCTCCACCTGTGATGACCACATGATGGCCTTTAAATTTTTCTAAATCTTTAATATGATAATGGAGACATCGACCTTCGTATCTATCCGCACATTCAAGCTTCAAACGTCGGGGTTGGAATGATCCCACGCCACCAGTGATAATGACTGTTTTTGAAAAATGCACGTCGTCCCCTGTTTTCAATAAAAACGTCCCATCTGCTTGCTTCTCTACGCTGTCTACCTGTTTGCCCAACACAATAGATTGATCAAATTTGCTCATTTGATCACGTAAATTATCGACAAGCTCACTTGCTTTTATTTTCGGAAATCCTGCTACATCGTATATATATTTATCCGGATAAAGTGCCGTTAACTGCCCCCCGAGATCAGGCATACTATCGATTAACTTCACTTTCATATCTCTCATTCCACCATAAAATGATGCAAATAGCCCTGTAGGCCCTGCACCGATAATGGTGACATCATACATTTCACTCACGTCTCGTCCCTCCAATGAAATCCATACTTT
This genomic interval from Aureibacillus halotolerans contains the following:
- a CDS encoding NAD(P)/FAD-dependent oxidoreductase, encoding MEGRDVSEMYDVTIIGAGPTGLFASFYGGMRDMKVKLIDSMPDLGGQLTALYPDKYIYDVAGFPKIKASELVDNLRDQMSKFDQSIVLGKQVDSVEKQADGTFLLKTGDDVHFSKTVIITGGVGSFQPRRLKLECADRYEGRCLHYHIKDLEKFKGHHVVITGGGDSAVDWALMLEPIAEKVTLIHRRDQFRAHEHSVNELKASSVEIMTPYEVVDIIGDPDVTQVIARSKDGSEQTLEANTLIVNYGFISSLGPIKEWGLDIDKNSIVVNTRMETNIPGIYAAGDICTYDGKIKLIATGFGEGPTAINNAYAYLNPDSKVQPKHSTSLFG